CCTCAAAGTTAACGCATCCGGACAAAAACAATCCAGCCATCAAGAGCATGGGAACTAGTTTTTTTATCATGCGGACATTATACTATATGATCATGGACAAAGAAATCATGGCGCTGGGGATTGAAAAGAGCTTTCGCGCGGACGAGACGATCTTTGAAGCGGGGAGCGAGGCCGAGGGATTTTACTATCTTCTCTCCGGCGAAGTTAGAATTTTTAAGATGGACGAAGCGGGAATGGAAGTAGAGATCGCCCG
This genomic interval from Candidatus Margulisiibacteriota bacterium contains the following:
- a CDS encoding cyclic nucleotide-binding domain-containing protein; the protein is MGTSFFIMRTLYYMIMDKEIMALGIEKSFRADETIFEAGSEAEGFYYLLSGEVRIFKMDEAGMEVEIAR